The Nocardioides sp. S-1144 genome includes a region encoding these proteins:
- a CDS encoding DUF58 domain-containing protein, with product MREPLRLLGSLTSSVSPAGWTVGGLGVLAAVAGRVGGYVELQVLAVLCGLVLLVSLVLLVVAPGRVEAKLELRPASTVAGTPGRALLRVTNRGRWSVRHPVVTVPVRAGAVVVERGFVRLPRLRPGVQHQEEVVLPAMERGIVQVGPVGARRTDPLGLFRRDRDWTGVADLAVRPRMTPIETMAPGHVPDHDGTPSEEVSMSDLAFHALREYVPGDDLRHVHWRSSARAGVLHVRQYHDTRRSHVVIVVDRHEESYPRAQDFELALSIATSVAVRLTEEGYTLTFVCGPDVGADAIGVVLDASCRAVLGPDDLEESARTASRMAPGSSQLVVVSGVLGAPQRVQGCRAAFADDVRFLGLATGRVPGESRDDPPRDLGAGPARMLRVRRMAELPGVLAASVLGEGR from the coding sequence GTGCGTGAACCGCTCCGACTCCTGGGGTCGCTGACCTCGTCGGTCTCCCCGGCCGGCTGGACGGTGGGCGGGCTCGGCGTGCTCGCCGCGGTCGCGGGCCGGGTCGGCGGGTACGTCGAGCTCCAGGTCCTCGCCGTGCTGTGCGGGCTGGTGCTGCTGGTCAGCCTCGTCCTGCTGGTGGTCGCGCCCGGGCGGGTCGAGGCGAAGCTCGAGCTGCGGCCCGCCTCGACCGTCGCCGGGACGCCGGGCCGGGCCCTGCTGCGGGTGACCAACCGGGGCCGGTGGTCGGTGCGCCACCCGGTGGTCACGGTGCCGGTCCGGGCCGGTGCGGTCGTCGTCGAGCGCGGCTTCGTGCGGCTGCCGCGGCTGCGGCCCGGGGTGCAGCACCAGGAGGAGGTCGTGCTGCCGGCGATGGAGCGCGGCATCGTCCAGGTCGGCCCGGTCGGCGCCCGGCGCACCGACCCGCTCGGCCTGTTCCGGCGCGACCGCGACTGGACCGGCGTCGCGGACCTCGCCGTGCGTCCCCGGATGACCCCGATCGAGACGATGGCGCCCGGTCACGTCCCCGACCACGACGGGACGCCGAGCGAGGAGGTCTCGATGAGCGACCTCGCCTTCCACGCCCTGCGCGAGTACGTCCCCGGCGACGACCTGCGGCACGTGCACTGGCGCTCCTCGGCCCGGGCGGGGGTGCTCCACGTGCGGCAGTACCACGACACCCGGCGCAGCCACGTCGTGATCGTGGTCGACCGGCACGAGGAGTCCTACCCCCGCGCCCAGGACTTCGAGCTCGCGCTGTCGATCGCGACGTCGGTCGCCGTCCGGCTGACCGAGGAGGGCTACACCCTCACCTTCGTGTGCGGCCCCGACGTCGGTGCCGACGCGATCGGCGTCGTGCTGGACGCCTCGTGCCGCGCGGTGCTCGGCCCCGACGACCTCGAGGAGAGTGCCCGGACGGCGTCCCGCATGGCGCCCGGCTCCAGCCAGCTCGTCGTGGTGTCGGGGGTGCTCGGTGCCCCGCAGCGCGTGCAGGGCTGCCGCGCGGCGTTCGCCGACGACGTCCGGTTCCTCGGGCTGGCGACCGGGCGGGTGCCGGGCGAGTCCCGCGACGACCCGCCGCGCGACCTCGGCGCGGGCCCCGCGCGGATGCTGCGGGTCCGGCGGATGGCCGAGCTGCCCGGCGTCCTGGCGGCCAGCGTGCTGGGGGAGGGCCGGTGA